One stretch of Ictalurus punctatus breed USDA103 chromosome 5, Coco_2.0, whole genome shotgun sequence DNA includes these proteins:
- the clc4f gene encoding c-type lectin domain family 4 member f (The RefSeq protein has 1 substitution compared to this genomic sequence), whose translation METMQYDRFTSSESESVERHRREAPTYTLNQQNRRIYIMFGMLTVFLLLLTLSVGIKITQVSQQVWDISSSLQTVTAMKAAQTDSSSSHEPAVPLPLRGSCENDWVFYSNKCYYVSVQRLIWHDAEKNCVQRRAHLMVVNDRTEMEYISQVTEEHLSYWIGLIERDGEGTWSWVDGTDFNSTEHLWDEGQPDDWDARVNGEDCGQIHSKHNPHMIIPYRLWNDADCTLRYKYICEKSV comes from the exons ATGGAGACGATGCAGTATGACCGCTTCACCTCGTCAGAGTCCGAAAGCGTTGAGCGACATCGTCGTGAAGCTCCCACATACACACCGA ACCAACAGAACCGTCGGATTTACATCATGTTTGGCATGCTCACGGTCTTCCTGCTCCTGCTGACTCTCTCAGTGGGAATTAAAA TCACTCAGGTGAGCCAGCAGGTGTGGGACATTTCCTCCTCGCTGCAGACAGTCACTGCGATGAAAGCTGCTCAGACGG ATTCTAGTTCGTCTCATGAACCTGCAGTGCCACTACCGTTGAGAG GTTCCTGTGAGAATGACTGGGTCTTTTACAGCAATAAGTGTTATTACGTGTCTGTCCAGAGGTTGATCTGGCACGATGCAGAGAAGAACTGCGTCCAGCGAAGGGCTCACCTGATGGTGGTGAACGACCGTACGGAGATG GAGTACATATCTCAGGTGACTGAAGAACATCTGAGTTATTGGATAGGTCTGATTGAGAGAGATGGTGAGGGGACCTGGAGCTGGGTCGACGGAACAGACTTTAATTCCACTGAGCA tctctGGGATGAAGGACAGCCGGATGACTGGGATGCCCGTGTGAACGGAGAAGACTGCGGGCAAATTCACTCAAAGCATAACCCTCACATGATAATACCATACAGGCTGTGGAACGATGCTGACTGTACATTacgttataaatatatatgtgagAAATCtgtatag